ATTTAATGTTGCTACTTGGGATGGTTAAAAATcaacatacaattttaaaaattaatttaagaaaaaaaaaagtactgcaAGTTTTGAAGTGTAAGAAACAAATACTGGAGTCCAGGCAGGAGAAATAGATATACAGTCAGGTAAAACATTCACGCAGAACACATAGCGTGAATTCTAACACAATGACctcttttcacttctttccctCCCCCGCCCCTACCCCTACGTGGTGGGGTTCCTTCCCATAACCACTTTCAACACAAGAGCCCAAATCTTGTCCTTCTCTCCAGTTCAACGTGACTTTGTTCAACTTCAATACTTTCCCTGAGCTGGGCCCTGGGAACTCTGAGGTGTGGCTCTGACTTCAAGCACTATCATCTAGTAGGGGAGACAGACACCGACTGGCCTCAGTTTCTGCCAGGTCCCATCACTGGGGAGGGTTTCCACATAGAGTCCTGTTCTCAGATGAGTGGGTGCCCAGAGGGAGTCCTTGAGTTTGGCCCCAGCCAACAGGCAGGGGACTCATCTATGTGCCCAGTCGAAGGCAAAGTCATTAGATTGTGTCTGTCTGGACTTCCCTTCCCCCCCCTGCTTCCATTATGGAATCATCTCCTCTTCCCTCACTTAGAGTCAGTTGCCCTTCCCATTTTCAGATCCCTACCTCCACCACCCACCATTCCACCAATCTCCCttcaacaagaaagaaagaaaagcttgaAAACAGCCAATTTTGTCATTAGAAATTTATTCCTGCTATCACagtaaatggggcttccctggtggctcagaaggtaaagaatctgcctgcaacttgggagacccaggctggatccctgggtgggaagatcccatggagaagggaacggtaccccactctagtactcttgcctggagaattccgtggacagaggagcctggcagactacagttcgtggggttggagagagttggacactattgagcAATACCTCCCACCCTAAAGACTGGCCCTGAAGGAAAACCTGCATGAGTTATTTAAGCCCATTTGCGATTgttggagaagaggaggaaggtcaACAAGCATATCAGCAGGAGATGTGCTCCCATCACTGGCCCTGCCTGGCCAGCTCCGAAGGCCTCCACTCCCAGGATGCCCAACATAGAAAATTGGATCGAGTAGCTCTCATGTCACGGGAAACAGATAACACAGAGGCGAGGACAAGCCATGGGGCTGGAGAGCTGGAGCTGCTGGGTGCAGGCAGATGTGTCTGAACCAGGGAAGCGAGGGAACCTCAGGCTCAAAGACTCAGACCCCGGGTCCAGCTGTCTCACTGGAGGTGgatgagagaggaggaaagagagagaaggcagtgTAAAGATGAGCACACTTCTGATTTTGACACTGATTAGCGCTATAAAGAATTGACCACATAAGGAAACTAGAAAATTGGTTTGGTTACGTCAATGTAAGTCTAATCATAGTCATTTGTGCCAGCTGCCTTACCAGGGGTGTGTAATGGTGTGTTGCACCgtaacagtgatggactttaatAACCGTGGTTCAGAGTAGTTCTAGGTTTTATTTGATTAAGGAAGTAAATGCAACATGTGGGTTCCAGGCTTCACAATTTCTTAAGTTACATAGTCCTCTGTTTTCAGCTTTAATAGATGGTTAATACCGTTGCTTTTAAGCTATCAGATAGAATGGTGGGGGGATGTTCCTATTGATTCAGTATTTCCCCTGATAACTTTTTATTACAATTGCTATACAGTTTTCCTGTTACTtggaatttgtgatttttttccactcAGATGTTTCATACTCATGAAATAGTAGAAGCTATAAAtccccttttttcctttaaacacaTATCATTCATGTAGACACGGCCCCAATTAATTCTGATTAGACCCTCAAATTAATGAATTATGTTGCCATGCTAGCTCAGTTTAGAGCTCAAACAACAAATCTGCTAAATCACCATTATGGAGAACTTTGAGCCTTTCATCAGACCTACAATAAGCTAGGAAGCAGGCAAGGTGCAGCAGTCTCTGAAATGAAAGTAAGACTTCCTCACATCTGTTCCAAGTTCCGCGGTTATTGCTTAGAGCAGTCTGATTCTCTACCTGATAAGTGTTCCTTCAGTCTGTTTCAGTGAATGACAGAATACTTACTGTATAATTGAAATTCTTTGGGTCAAAGGCAATACCATAAGAAATAGTTTTTTTCAATAATTACAGAGACATAAAATGATAGTCGTTTAAAAATCATTAGGCAGTATTATAGTAACCTTATGTCATTTAActgtattttatacatacaactctgaacaacaaatgaatggaaaattaATTGCAAGGATCAGTttacagtgattttaaaattGGTTACCTAATAAAATCTAACAGGCGAGTGTGATTTCAACAAAATTACTACTTCAGGTGAAAATGCTAACACTATGAACATATGTCAGAGCCCTGTGAGGTCATTGCACTCACACATCAGTTTGTGAGTAGGGAGGAAAAGACTCCAAGTGTGAAAACTAATTATATACAAATGCtgttcatttgttattatttaaataagCTGTGTCTTTAAATATGGGATTCTTTGGAAAACtcacttcattgtggtttttgaatCAAACATGAAATAGTCATTACAGTGTCCCAAGGAATCTTCTAATTGTACTGGGCAAAGAGTTCATTCGTAGAGTACATATTATAAAAACATCCAGTGTCCAAGTCCCATCAACAACTGTATCCGGTAGTAAAAGCCAGTCAGGCCATGCCCAGAAAGAGCATCAGTCCTTCGCTGGCTTGCCTGCTCTCTCTGTCCCAGCCGGTCTCTGTGGTAAGTGAGTGTGGGATGAAGTCTCTGGGGTTCAGAGGATCTTGCACTCGTTGATGGAGAAGAACCTCCTTCTGTTGCGTCTCCGGGCTTGGTTGACGGCAGTCCGGACGGCACACTCAAACACCTGCTGGACGCCCCGGTTGCTGAGGGCCGAGCACTCCAAGTAGCCTTTGGCTCGCACATCCTGGGCCAGCCTCTTCCCTTCGATGGCGTTGACACAGGAGGCCCGATGGGGCCCCACCTCCCGCTGGTCCGTCTGGGTGGCCACCACCAGCACGGGGGTGCACGGCAGGTTGCTCCTGACTTCCCCGATCCACTTGTTCTTCAGGTTCAGGAAGGAGCTGTGGTTGGCCACGGAGTAGCACAGCAACACCACGTCCGCCTGCTGGTAGGACAGGGGGCGGATGCTCCTGAAGGCATCGTTGCCGGCCGTGTCCCAGAGGCCCAGGCTGATCTGGATCCCGTCCATGAAAACGTCTACACCTGTATTTTCATATACTGTAGGCTTGTAAGCTTCAGGGAAGGTTTCCGAGGTGAAACGTACCAGCAGAGACGTTTTCCCCACAGCAGAGTCTCCCACCAGCACACACTTGATGGAACTCAGCATCTTCGCGGCCCAGACTCCTAGTTACAAGTTCAGAATCCTGAGGAAGAGAGCCCTCAGTGGGCTACTGAGACAAACGCCATTCGACACGGGGAAGGACGGCCAGACGGCTTTGTGTTCTCAGGACCTCTGACAGCCGCTTGCAGGATGTTACTTCTTCCGGTCCATCCAAGGGAGACACACAGTCTACTTTGAAAGTATCCAAAGGCTGGTGTTCAACTGGAACAAGGAAGAGAAGTGGAGAAATTgagtcttttttcccttttttgatgACAGGGATCTTCCTCATTGGCAAATAGATCAATGAAGGGTCCCATCTCTGTGGAGCCGCCCGACCCCGCTTGTCTAAGCCACTCTTACCCCAGCAGAGAAAGCTTGAATCTGTTATACCCCAGCATTGGAACCCACAACTCCACCCAGTCAAGAAGCAGAAGCTGATTTGATCTCTAAAATCAGCCCAGCGATAAAAATACAAGCAGCTGCTCTGGCGGCAACATGAAAAAGACCTCAGTAGCAACCTGGTGTGAATGAGACGTGTTCGAACAGCTCTCTCTGGCCTTCTGCTCCAAGAAGTGGGGACCACAGCTAACAGAGGTCTCTGCCGCTTCAGTTTCTAACGGATCCCAGCCACTTTGGAAACTGCAAAAGAGAGCAATGTGATGAGCCTCAGATTCTATGAGCACTTCCTTTCATTTATTGATTCATCAGCTAGTGTTTGGTTTATGAGGGAATTTGTACTGaggtcagagagaagaaatcaccaaaacttttaaaatttgctgtGGTTTTTCCCTTGAGGTGTTTCCAAAAACTGGCTGCAAAGGTAATGGAAAGGGCACTGTCCTTGGCATTTTCTGCATCTCAAGTCAGACTCCATTACCTATGCAACGACATGGCTTTGCTTAATCTTTAGCCCCAGTTTAGTCATCTGCAAGATTGTGATAAATTTAGGAACCACTTCTCAGAGATCTTGTGGGGATAAaattgtttctctcttttctgaacAGCTACCTATATATCAGGAACTCTGCTAGGCTTCTGGTTAAACAAAATAACTTGCTTAAAAGCAGCTGTATTCTGTGCCTGTCACTTAAACAAGGAGCATAAATATGACAGCATCTAAATTTCATGAAAGGGTCAAATAAATTCTCATTCACTGCAGGTGAAAGAGCTCCAGACGATGAGATCAGCCTGGAGACGGTATCCTGTCTGCTGAAGCACAGCATCGCAAGGCCAGCCTGGCTTCAGACAAGGGAAAGGTCTTTTGGACCAAACTTCAAAGTAAAGGTTATTAATACAATCTGGGCTTATAACCTCCTCCACTGGCAATCTTCCTGACAGGTCACATGTAAAGTAATGTAAAACAGATCTATAGGATATGTCTGcttcaaaacataatttttaaaaatcactcctcTAAATTCAGACATTCCCCTCCAAGACATTTTTATCCTTGTCTACCTACAGTCTCTGTTTAATAAGACATAATAACCTTTACtgttttccctggtagctcaactggtaaataatctgccaacaatgcaggagaccccggtttgactcctgggtcgggaagatcccctgaagaaggcataggctacccacgccagtattcctgggcttccctggtggctcagatgctaaagaatccacccgaaatgtgagagatctgggttcaatccctgagttaggaagatcccctggaggagggcatggcaacccactccagtattcttgcctggagagtccccatggacagaggagcctggtgggatacagtccatggggtcacacagaatcagacatgactgagcgactaaacatagCCCAGCAGCCTTTACAAATGAGTCGATCACATAAATAATTCACATAATTTTGACATATTCATTTTTATCACACATAAACAGGGTAAACTtggccaagttacttaacctctctgagccttggtttcttcacaAAGATGAAAATAAGAAAGGCAATTTCTTGATGGAATTATTGTAACAATTCAGTATATGGAGAGTCTGGCTTAGCACAGAACGTGGCACATGGAATCTATGGGCAGGCACCATATTTTTCAGCTTCTACTACTGTTTATTTAAAATGCCAAATATTGAATGTCCAAGTGTAGGGGATGTGGGATGTCAGATATTCACCCAGACTTTGTCTGAAAACTCCACATTGGGTCATTCTCATACACCATGGTCCTGGACACCTCTTTGTCACCAGACCTTTGAGTAAGGTCCCCTTAGGAGCTCCTTGGGTCTCAGACTTTAGCTCCTTAAACCTATGGATGATTTAAATGAAGCAATTGTGACCTCCTCATTACTGAGTCCAGTGTCAAGACTTAAGACATGTGTCAAGTTTGATGTCGACCCCGATGTAGTAGGACCAGGACCAAGAAAAATACGCATGTGTCAGGTGTTTGGTTATTAAATCATTTCTAAGAGATTGAATAGTCAAATTTCCTGAGTATATATCTACAAAAGGAAGTTGGTGAGGCAAAATTGTTAAGAATGCAGGCTCTAAAATCAGGTAGGTATGGAATTGAATCTGAACTGACCCACCTGTGCCATGAACTTAGAAGAATTTTTTAACCTCCCTAAGCCTCAATTTCCCTCCTTGTAAAATGTGATGTGATAATACCTACTAATACTGAGTTGTTGAGAGTATTAAATGtgcttaaatatataaaatcctTAGCATAGTATATCAAGTAAACATACTGCAAGTACATAGTCACCACATAGAAAACACAATAAACAGTCCTTATTACTAAAATTATTGTTAAACAGTAATTGCTAAAtataataatcagttcagttcagtagcttaatcatgcccgactctgtgaccccatggactgcggcacgtcaggcttccctgttcatcaccaactcccagagtttgctcaaactcataccatcgagtcagtaatgccatccaaccatctcatcaaatataataataagaAATTTTATATTATCAGTGGGGAATTAATTCAAAGTAGCACTAAAAAGGTTTCTGTGGCAAAGGGTGCTCTAAGAGTCTTATAGCCAGCTGTGACTACAATACATATATACTCTTCTTATagcacattggaaaagaccctgatgctgggaaagattgaaggcaggagggaaggggacgacagaggatgagatggttggatggcatcaccgactcaatggacatgagtttgaacaagctccaggagttagtgatggacagggaagcttcgcgtgctgcagtccatggagtcgcaaagagttaaacacgactgagcgactgaactgaactgagcataaaaatgaaatatgatatGAACAAAGAAATGTGTGCCTCAGCTTTGCCACTCAGAGAGCTCCAAAGACAGACTGGAGAAAAAAGCTCTGTTCAGTCAAGTGACCTTTATTCCCAGGCAGTTCTGGCACTAAGAGGCACATCGAACCAgctctcagggcctcagtttcccaaacCAGAAAGTGATTGGACAAGATTAGCTTTCTCTAGGGAAATGGAAACTGAGGTCAAAGGAGAAAACTTTATAGCCCGCAGCATATATACAATTGCATAACTCTCCATGTTATTCCAGAGCAGCACTGTAGCAGCAAAGACAGATGACAAAACTTGATGACATGTGTAGCCTTTGGCAGATGGCTAAATATGGATCTAGGAGAGGAGTAGTGGGAGGAGTTATGGTCTAAACTGGAGCAACACCCTATACAGACATGATAGATCACCTTCAGATGATGCCCACAACGGAGCCACTACAGGTCACGACATAATGTGTGGAAgtttgactggcttgatttcagTGGAATTTCACCTGAAGAGAAAGATTCTCCCCAAAGGAGCTCTGGGTGAAACATAGAAGCAGGTTTTCAATGATATTTCACTAGTGGCTAATTAGCAGGGGTGCTCCAATTATATGTCAATCATTACGGAGGAGTTACCAAAAGTGACTTCAGATAGCATCATGAGTGACCCTTCTAGGACTTAAGTCAGATTGGAATTAATGAACCTTCAAGTCCAGAGCCTTTCGGGCCTCAAtaacctccctctctcctctctccaccgTTTCACAGAAAAGATGCTCTCCCCAAAACCCTCTGGTTCACACAGAGAGATAGGAAAAGGGCAGGGAGGCTTCATCTTGCAAAGGCAATGGCGTCTATCATAGCaaaggcagagagacagacaaaagGGAGGGCTTGGAGATGAAGCGTCCTGGTCCATTCCATCTTCTGGAGGGCTGTCTAGTAGGAAACCCTCGTTTCACTTTAGCCTCAGGTATCACCCCAACTCCCACTCTCCACTATCATTCTTTCTTCAGACACATTTTCCAATACTCTGTTTTCCAGGGAAGACTCACTCCTCCAACTTCTACCTCTTCTTGAAAAATCTTCTTTGATCACCTGACCAGCTGCTAGATCAGATATCCCCTCTGTGTTGCCAGAATACCCCACTGTGCCTCCATCATCACACTGCTCACATGGTTGGTCCTCCTGCACATCTCCCTCACCTGAAAAACTGGAATGAGAGCTTTCTCACCAGGAGTTCATAAGGACCAGATGGAAATGATAATGATACAGCAATAATCGAAGCTTGTACTTTTATAAGACTTTGTACCTCCAAGAATACCTCTTGATTATCTTATGAGAAGTTTCCTTCATAATGATAgagcataaaaaataataatctaaaaaagaaaaacaatagtagACAATATAAACTATTtcttagaaaagcaaaataaaactaagatGAAATTATGACTCATTGAACTAATAATTGTTGCTGCACATTTTAGGTTATCTGGGCTTTGATTGAGGTGGCTTACTTCAAAATGCTGATATGCTCaattcctcagttgtgtccaaatctttgtgacccagtagcctgccaggctcctctgtccatggaaattcgccaggcagaaatactggagtgggttgccatgccctcctccaggggatcttcccaacccagggattgaacccaggtctcccacattgcagatggattctttaccatctgagccaccagggaaagcccaaaTGCTGAtaaaaactcttttatttttttttaaaaagatgaaccCATAGCAGCCATCAGCTGAGGATGGCCTGTCAATTACAGAGAATACATCTGAATGTCATCCTTCTTAAAAGAGTTTTGGGCAAAGGAC
This genomic stretch from Cervus canadensis isolate Bull #8, Minnesota chromosome 19, ASM1932006v1, whole genome shotgun sequence harbors:
- the RHOH gene encoding rho-related GTP-binding protein RhoH is translated as MLSSIKCVLVGDSAVGKTSLLVRFTSETFPEAYKPTVYENTGVDVFMDGIQISLGLWDTAGNDAFRSIRPLSYQQADVVLLCYSVANHSSFLNLKNKWIGEVRSNLPCTPVLVVATQTDQREVGPHRASCVNAIEGKRLAQDVRAKGYLECSALSNRGVQQVFECAVRTAVNQARRRNRRRFFSINECKIL